CGGTATGTTAAAGGATTTTCAGTTCTTTAGAGACGAATGCTGTGTAAGAATAATTACACAAATGGATTCTATCGATGATTTTCCTATTGCATTAAATAGGATAATCAATGGATTCCAACTTTATTACTCAATAGTTAATCTTCAGGAACAAGTAGCTATAAATTACGTTAAGAACTATATTAAGTGAAGAATACTTACATGCCAGATCTCTAACAAACCTAAAGTAATAATTTAAGGATTTTCTCCTAATCAAAAACCAGGAGATATTTATTCATGAGTAAGCAAAAATTTTCATTTATTATTCTATATTTATTACTAGAATATTCTTAATTAGTTCAGATGCAAAAGATTCTCCAGTTAGTACTTATAGAAAAATCATTACATTTGTACGTTACGTTAAAAATGTATAATAAAGATCAGCTTACTAATTAAAAATTCTTTCTAGTAAGTGCTAAGATCAAGAAAATAAATTAAAAATTATTAATTAAAGAATAAATGTTATAATTTTTTATGGTAACGGAATTTCCTAAAATATTATTCAACTCAATGCAAGTGGAACTAAGTTGGTATTAATACTCTTTTTTACATATATATGTATATTTATTTTTGTGAATATAAAAAATAGAAAGTATGTTATCAGATTAAACTTTTGAGAAGAAAAACTTTTTAATAACAAAGTTAAATAATCATTTTGGGAATTGAAATGTCAAAGATAAACTTCAATGAAGGTAACGCAACAAGATTAGAGTATATATGGCCAATAAGGTTTGCTGTAGGATGGATGTTTTTAGATGGTGGTTTAAGAAAAGCAGTATTAAATCCAGCAAAACTAGACCCTAATTCTTCTTCATTTGTTGGAGGAAAACTAGTTAACTTCTTACCCCATGCAGGGCCATTTAAACCATTTTTATTAATGACTTTAGAGAATCATGCATTTGATGTTACTTTCTTAACAATATTCAGTTACATAGAGATTATAGCTGGTCTATTCTTAGTTATAGGACTTTTGACAAGATTAGCTGCCTTTGGTGCAGCTGTAATGGCTATTGGTATGGCTCCAGCTTACTGGTTAGGTTCAACGTGCGAAGATGAGTGGCAAATTGGTTCATTATTAACTGCTGGTGCTATAGTAGTTATGCTAACTGGTGCTGGTAGGGTTTGGGGATTGGATTATTTCCTCTACAAGAAATTTGGTGATAGAGGTATTGCTAACGTTCCAATATTAAAGTGGATTAAATTGTGGTGAGAAAAATGAACAAAGTAGCAATTGTAGGAATTATTTTTGCACTATTCACAGTAGGCTGGATTTTAGGTACTGGCCAATGGGCATATGGTAATGTTGTAGGACCATTATTCAATAATTCAAAACTACCAAAGCTTAATGTTACCTATATTACTGCATATAATACTCCGCAAGGCTTATGCTTGATCATGAATATCACTGATATTGATGGTCCAGATGCATATCCAGCATCTGCTCCCTTAATGGAAATATCTAATGGAACATGGCACATTTTCCTAAACTCTTCACAGATTGCTAATGATACAGTAAAGATAATTCAAGCACCATGGAATGCAAATAAGAAGGACTCTGTTAATTGGTACTCAGGATTTATAGTTATTTTAGGAAGCGAAGGACAATTTCATCTGCTAATAAAGGGATTACATTTATCTCCAGGTAAGTATGAAGTAAAGCTGTATACTCCAGCAATAAGTTCAAATAGGCAAGCAATTGCTTACTTCACGATAAGTAGTTGAAGATAGTTTAAATTTTTCTTTTTGTATTTTCTTTTATGGAAAATTATTCTAAGGAGATACGCGAGAGGGCTTCTCAAATTTATTCAGATGGAGGTATTTTAGGTTTATTAAAGCGAGGCAATAAGTTAATTGGAATTGTAAAAGATATTGATATTTATAGGGTCGAATACGATCTGTCACTAAGCAAAGGAAAATGTGAGTGTAGACTTGGAGAAAACTGTGAACATATTTATGCGATTAAGATGAGTTATGAAAAAGGCGAATATATAGATTTTGATAGCTTAGAAAATAAGATTATAGAGCTTAATAAAAGAGAACTTCTTGGAATTTTAGTTACTT
The sequence above is drawn from the Sulfurisphaera tokodaii str. 7 genome and encodes:
- the doxD gene encoding thiosulfate:quinone oxidoreductase large subunit, which produces MSKINFNEGNATRLEYIWPIRFAVGWMFLDGGLRKAVLNPAKLDPNSSSFVGGKLVNFLPHAGPFKPFLLMTLENHAFDVTFLTIFSYIEIIAGLFLVIGLLTRLAAFGAAVMAIGMAPAYWLGSTCEDEWQIGSLLTAGAIVVMLTGAGRVWGLDYFLYKKFGDRGIANVPILKWIKLW
- the doxA gene encoding thiosulfate:quinone oxidoreductase small subunit, whose translation is MNKVAIVGIIFALFTVGWILGTGQWAYGNVVGPLFNNSKLPKLNVTYITAYNTPQGLCLIMNITDIDGPDAYPASAPLMEISNGTWHIFLNSSQIANDTVKIIQAPWNANKKDSVNWYSGFIVILGSEGQFHLLIKGLHLSPGKYEVKLYTPAISSNRQAIAYFTISS